A genomic window from Ananas comosus cultivar F153 linkage group 22, ASM154086v1, whole genome shotgun sequence includes:
- the LOC109727416 gene encoding putative disease resistance protein RGA4, with translation MAMIADAFMKRSIAALEGFVGGELCAALGVRGDAERLLRTMARVGGALAVAERRRAADLKVDAWVAEVKDLLYEIDDVADLCAIEGAKMLEEIPSTSSSSSSSTVRCSSFGLFSCFSCRRFHHEIGLRIRDLNERLKEIDEAKAKLPALMMPISPSSEETGDSFRQIRSLDVKFSVVGTQIEKASHSLVNSMLKGGKKKVELFAIVGAGGIGKTTLARKIYDDERIADNFPIRVWLRVPMSFSEVDLLKEVIRSAGGDCGEVESKDELISCFASVLSRRFLIVLDDVRNPDKWEDLLKDSLNDGVARGRILITTRDVNAARSMKAVVHTAEKMDTENGWTLLRNEVSAADSEEEAIKSAKEVGIKLVEKCDGLPLAIKVVAGVLRSREKRRIEWEKVLKSEIWSTNQLQEDFPQALYLAYEDLPSNLKQCFLYCSLYPRDYPMLSSDLIQCWIAEGFIPTHNNVLMEDLAEEYYRELVGRNLLQPDLNNLDKLSSTMHDVIRLFAEFLIRDETIFVGGGRRSSISPLTKPRHVSICCAEGNLELPISVKQQKSLRTLLFFDSINLRAIEDAFIQTLGCLRVLDLSNTAIESLPSSIGDLVHLRYLNLDKTNIKELPLLIGSLVNLQTLRLEDCQFLHTLPKSITELLELRRLCLARTPLSHVPRGIGNLRHINYLSGLVIGHEINQNEYSEGCGLEELQPLSELRYLQLEKLERAPSGAKALTSKPFLKELYLHGKAPAEEGDEPINAEAEVQQSEKIWNQISPPPTIEKLLIRYCSGGRFPNWIMASLDKSFPHLSYLEISSCRFCTRLPPLGLLPQLKYLLVSEAEAVIAVGAELFGAEAEAAFPKLEVLTIKHMTNWQEWSFGLEKETPDDKEKEAPKLLFPCLRSLDIRLCPKLRALPKGLDLVPNLKTLHIEGAHNLMEIRDLPSLTDLLSVKNNKGLLRISGITSLQSLIIDDCSKLKHVDRLNSLQHLSLVYPPSTETFFFEELVIFWSVGFPRWLSGLLLKQENVGSTVSRSVRSFDLRCSLPLLRSCLEGGKNWQFIRQVPEVRAASSDGKAFLRYSKSPRKYETNVGSVD, from the coding sequence ATGGCGATGATCGCGGACGCGTTCATGAAGAGGAGCATCGCGGCGCTCGAGGGGTTCGTCGGAGGCGAGCTCTGCGCCGCGCTCGGGGTGCGCGGCGACGCGGAGAGGCTCCTCAGGACGATGGCGCGGGTCGGGGGAGCTCTCGCGGTCGCGGAGCGGAGGAGGGCCGCGGATCTCAAGGTCGACGCGTGGGTGGCGGAGGTGAAGGATCTGCTCTACGAGATCGACGATGTCGCCGACCTCTGCGCGATCGAGGGCGCGAAGATGCTCGAGGAGATCCCCTCgacctcttcttcgtcgtcgtcgtccacAGTACGATGCTCGTCCTTCGGTTTGTTCTCGTGCTTTAGTTGTAGGAGGTTTCATCACGAGATCGGTCTAAGAATTAGGGATCTTAATGAACGATTGAAGGAGATTGATGAGGCTAAAGCTAAATTGCCTGCTTTGATGATGCCAATTAGCCCTAGTTCTGAAGAAACTGGGGATAGTTTTCGCCAAATTCGTTCTCTAGATGTTAAATTTAGTGTTGTAGGAACACAGATTGAGAAGGCTAGTCATAGTCTTGTGAATTCGATGCTCAAAGGCGGCAAAAAGAAAGTTGAATTGTTTGCGATCGTCGGGGCGGGCGGGATCGGCAAGACGACGCTTGCTCGGAAAATATACGATGATGAACGAATCGCCGACAATTTCCCTATTAGGGTTTGGTTGCGCGTGCCGATGAGCTTTTCGGAGGTGGATTTGCTCAAAGAGGTAATTAGGAGCGCGGGGGGTGATTGCGGGGAAGTCGAAAGCAAAGATGAGCTGATTTCATGTTTCGCTTCGGTTCTTTCCCGAAGGTTCTTAATCGTGTTAGACGATGTTCGGAATCCAGATAAATGGGAGGATTTGCTGAAGGACTCATTGAATGATGGGGTGGCGAGAGGAAGAATCTTGATCACGACAAGAGACGTAAATGCCGCGCGGAGTATGAAGGCAGTTGTTCACACTGCTGAGAAAATGGACACCGAGAACGGTTGGACGTTGCTGCGTAATGAAGTTTCTGCTGCGGATAGTGAGGAGGAAGCGATCAAAAGCGCGAAAGAAGTCGGGATTAAACTCGTCGAGAAATGCGACGGCCTTCCTTTGGCGATCAAGGTCGTCGCGGGAGTATTACGATCGAGAGAGAAGCGAAGGATCGAATGGGAGAAGGTGCTTAAAAGCGAGATATGGTCTACTAATCAGCTTCAAGAGGATTTTCCGCAAGCTCTCTATTTGGCTTATGAGGATTTGCCGTCTAATCTAAAGCAATGTTTCCTTTATTGCTCGCTGTATCCAAGGGATTATCCGATGTTATCGTCTGATCTGATTCAGTGTTGGATTGCTGAAGGCTTTATACCGACGCACAACAATGTGCTGATGGAAGATCTTGCTGAAGAGTATTACAGAGAATTAGTCGGTAGGAATCTTCTGCAGCCTGATCTGAATAACCTAGACAAATTATCATCCACAATGCATGATGTGATACGTTTGTTTGCGGAGTTTCTAATCAGAGATGAAACTATTTTCGTCGGTGGGGGGCGACGATCGAGCATAAGCCCCTTGACGAAGCCTCGACATGTGTCAATTTGCTGCGCAGAGGGAAATTTGGAGCTTCCTATTTCAGTCAAACAGCAGAAGAGCTTGAGGACTCTGTTGTTCTTTGATAGTATCAATTTAAGGGCGATAGAGGATGCATTTATTCAAACGCTCGGTTGTCTACGAGTTTTGGATCTGAGCAACACTGCGATCGAATCTCTACCAAGTTCCATTGGAGATCTTGTTCATTTGAGGTACTTAAATCTTGACAAGACGAACATAAAAGAGTTGCCCTTGTTAATCGGTTCTCTCGTAAATCTTCAAACTTTGCGTCTCGAGGATTGCCAGTTTTTGCACACACTTCCTAAATCCATCACAGAATTGTTGGAGCTGAGACGCCTTTGTCTTGCGAGAACTCCGTTGAGCCATGTACCAAGGGGAATAGGAAATTTGAGGCATATCAATTATCTCTCTGGCCTTGTGATTGGCCATGAGATCAACCAAAATGAGTACTCGGAGGGTTGCGGCTTGGAGGAGCTGCAGCCTTTATCTGAGCTGAGATATCTGCAGTTGGAGAAGCTGGAGAGAGCTCCCTCGGGGGCTAAAGCTCTTACGAGCAAACCTTTCCTTAAGGAACTCTATCTGCATGGCAAAGCACCTGCTGAAGAAGGAGACGAGCCGATAAACGCGGAGGCGGAAGTTCAACAAAGCGAAAAGATTTGGAATCAGATCTCTCCTCCTCCGACGATAGAGAAACTTCTGATTCGGTACTGCAGTGGCGGTCGGTTTCCAAATTGGATCATGGCTTCTTTGGACAAATCATTTCCGCATCTTTCATACTTGGAGATCTCCTCTTGTCGATTTTGCACGCGGTTGCCTCCGCTGGGACTACTGCCCCAGCTGAAATACCTGCTTGTctcagaagcagaagcagttATAGCCGTTGGAGCCGAACTCTTCGGAGCGGAAGCAGAAGCTGCTTTCCCCAAGCTCGAGGTACTAACCATAAAGCATATGACCAATTGGCAAGAATGGTCTTTTGGATTGGAGAAAGAAACTCCTGATGATAAAGAAAAGGAAGCACCCAAATTGTTATTCCCTTGTCTCAGATCATTGGATATTCGATTATGTCCTAAATTAAGAGCTCTCCCAAAAGGCCTAGATCTTGTCCCTAACCTCAAAACCCTTCACATTGAAGGTGCTCATAACTTGATGGAAATAAGGGATCTCCCCTCGCTAACCGATCTCCTCTCCGTCAAGAACAACAAAGGGCTTCTAAGGATCTCCGGCATCACCTCCCTCCAGTCTCTTATCATCGACGACTGCTCAAAGTTGAAGCACGTCGATCGCCTGAATTCCCTGCAGCACTTGAGTTTAGTGTATCCTCCCTCGACCGAGACTTTCTTCTTCGAGGAATTGGTCATCTTTTGGAGCGTGGGCTTCCCCCGCTGGTTATCGGGACTACTACTCAAGCAGGAGAATGTCGGTTCTACGGTAAGTCGCAGCGTTCGAAGTTTCGACCTACGGTGTAGCTTACCGCTCCTGCGAAGCTGCCTGGAGGGCGGCAAGAACTGGCAGTTCATCCGGCAGGTTCCGGAAGTGAGAGCTGCGAGCAGCGATGGAAAGGCGTTCTTGCGGTATAGCAAGAGCCCGAGGAAGTACGAGACCAATGTCGGATCGGTCGACTGA
- the LOC109727372 gene encoding uncharacterized protein At2g02148 produces MGTRVPVQHYAMRAANSFISGSLHDLNTVDGRQSEIDGISDVDREADNEDESNSVDCMNESYRHSLSLHAVGVDEERSALENSSRSSTPPYNILTAEDILPIETARARFLEIIVDHFICEHVIEVAESSGVEYGQGHDKLNKRKPREVRCEGDPRFALPLMYIANLYEMLVNDVNARLTSLDGIREKTIGVALEAAGGLYRKLAKKFPRKGPCSFKRRELATSHATRTRFPELVVQEEKRVRFVVLNGLTIVESPGSMTMEDAEWFKRLTGRTDVAVSARDYKFYSPRHKYRRTASQAVFNIPGPTTFSGSDSSPLVNATGFRPLNEPQNQQEAPSKQHMQQLPNQPQFQPFQQAHHQIVQQSQHAAHISHLTQCTHSSHVTDITQQHQSPNMSQHLACLQSMSAGHLGGRLNLLPSSPAKFCDECGAPYLRETSKFCSECGTKRLGI; encoded by the exons ATGGGAACTAGGGTTCCGGTGCAGCACTACGCCATGAGAGCCGCTAATTCGTTCATCAGTGGCTCCTTGCACGATCTCAACACCGTGGATGGTCGGCAGAGTGAGATCGACGGGATCAGTGATGTGGATCGCGAAGCCGACAACGAGGATGAGTCAAATTCCGTG GATTGCATGAACGAATCATATAGGCATTCATTGTCTCTTCATGCTGTCGGAGTAGATGAAGAACGTTCCGCCCTCGAGAACAGCAGTAGATCGTCTACTCCGCCTTATAACATTCTGACGGCAGAAG ATATTTTACCAATTGAAACAGCTAGGGCAAGGTTCTTGGAAATTATTGTTGATCATTTCATCTGCGAGCATGTAATTGAGGTGGCAGAATCTTCTGGCGTAGAATATGGCCAGGGGCACGACAAACTAAACAAAAGAAAGCCTAGAGAAGTCCGCTGTGAAGGTGACCCACGGTTTGCTTTGCCGTTGATGTACATAGCTAACTTATATGAAATGCTAGTCAATGACGTGAATGCGCGTCTCACTTCCTTGGATGGAATCCGCGAGAAGACGATAGGGGTAGCTCTTGAAGCTGCTGGTGGTTTGTACagaaaattagcaaaaaaattCCCTAGGAAAG GTCCTTGTAGCTTTAAGCGGAGGGAACTGGCAACTTCTCATGCAACAAGGACAAGATTTCCTGAGCTTGTAGTACAAGAAGAGAAGCGAGTACGTTTTGTAGTACTCAATGGTTTGACGATTGTTGAGAGTCCAGGAAGTATGACCATGGAGGATGCAGAGTG GTTTAAACGTTTGACTGGTCGCACTGATGTCGCTGTCTCTGCAagagattataaattttattcccCTCGTCATAAGTATAGGCGTACTGCATCTCAAGCTGTATTTAACATCCCTGGACCGACT ACATTCTCAGGGAGTGATAGTTCTCCATTGGTTAATGCTACAGGATTCCGTCCGTTAAATGAG cCACAAAATCAGCAAGAGGCTCCTTCAAAGCAGCATATGCAGCAACTACCGAACCAACCTCAGTTTCAGCCTTTCCAACAAGCTCATCATCAGATAGTCCAGCAAAGCCAACACGCTGCACACATTTCACACCTGACTCAGTGCACTCATAGTTCACATGTAACGGATATTACTCAACAGCATCAATCGCCCAATATGTCTCAACATCTGGCTTGCTTGCAGTCAATGTCTGCAGGTCATCTCGGAGGACGCTTAAATCTGTTG CCGAGTTCTCCGGCGAAATTCTGCGATGAATGCGGTGCCCCCTATCTGAGAGAGACTTCTAAATTTTGCTCCGAGTGTGGCACCAAAAGGTtgggtatttaa
- the LOC109727374 gene encoding uncharacterized protein LOC109727374: MALHFSPRSPLLPPHLQNPTKPSLLSPPLRLSLSAAPANPSRPFASPRLALLRPVPSFAVSDATDFAAVDGDGEDLAGSPWEGAVVYRRDAAACHVEYGTTLERLGLGKLSSPLSRSRASAMGIRLPPRGAKAPSPIETPVLVSVDVARRKRRLRLDGIVRTVITLGCNRCAEPAAECVFSNFALLLSEDPIKEPEEINMGTLLGEDRAGDNDDESIDIDDQLYFPAEVKEIDISKHIRDIVHVEITINAVCDVNCKGLCLRCGTNLNRSSCSCGKEMVPEKGKGNGGPLKELRKQMQQKYT; this comes from the exons ATGGCTCTCCACTTCTCTCCTCGCTCCCCGCTCCTCCCTCCGCATCTCCAAAACCCTACCAaaccctctctcctctcccctcccctccgcctctccctctccgccgccccCGCAAACCCTAGCCGACCCTTCGCCTCCCcgcgcctcgccctcctccgccccgTCCCCTCCTTCGCCGTCTCCGACGCCACCGACTTCGCCGCCGTGGACGGCGACGGCGAGGACCTCGCCGGATCGCCGTGGGAGGGCGCCGTGGTGTACCGGAGGGACGCGGCGGCGTGCCACGTGGAGTACGGCACCACGCTGGAGCGGCTAGGGCTCGGGAAGCTCTCCTCCCCGCTTTCCAGGTCTAGGGCTTCGGCGATGGGGATCCGGTTGCCGCCGAGGGGTGCGAAGGCGCCGTCCCCGATCGAGACTCCCGTGCTCGTCTCCGTCGACGTCGCGAGGCGGAAGCGGAGGCTACGGCTCGATGGGATCGTCCGCACCGTGATCACACTCGGATGCAACAG ATGTGCAGAACCAGCTGCTGAATGTGTATTCTCAAACTTCGCTCTTTTGCTAAGCGAAGATCCTATCAAAGAACCCGAAGAAATCAACATGGGAACATTATTGGGAGAGGACAGAGCCGGCGACAACGATGATGAGAGCATAGACATAGATGACCAGCTCTATTTTCCTGCCGAAGTGAAGGAGATTGATATATCGAAGCATATACGCGATATCGTGCACGTGGAGATCACAATAAACGCCGTATGTGATGTGAATTGTAAAGGTCTATGCCTTAGGTGCGGCACGAATCTGAATAGAAGCAGTTGCAGCTGCGGCAAAGAGATGGTGCCGGAGAAGGGCAAAGGAAATGGAGGTCCTCTCAAGGAGTTGAGAAAGCAAATGCAGCAAAAATATACCTAA
- the LOC109727368 gene encoding zinc finger CCCH domain-containing protein 32-like, with protein sequence MDSGGGGGGGGRGGGGGGGGAKEGARPSTVEEEAQKRSTDCVYFLASPLTCKKGSECEYRHSEGARVNPRDCWYWLNGTCLNPKCSFRHPPLSLFGATVASVPAQPPATQASKPAQIPAPVPAYNMTKQSVPCYYFQKGNCLKGDKCPFMHGPQSAGAPLPEKATKVSNSHIQPPQTKNKDSWTMKDCKQKNRPNFQKTPPSASAANTIISAPKPLAVPSTSAKPVTKVHSAPSNVLPLKKTAVDGHPRFNQIHLPVEGGSVQNWMQKYEVKPIDDWLQNGSRHADEVLRESSPGFDVLVDNDDEDPEYLHNQDDFGRISSGRYLDALDNYEDRHTDDDRVLASFERDRYHGRGEPDWLGEVQNGYGLEQRLRSLAERISDRPGGLLQQEGESDLREKLLKRRRLNGLRSTINPDSWSEKPYSRDDNYVGEKQHSSISNRLSGRIRFPGGSSPNRVNLRREKEEVRGLRGRLSPVKATEIHTRHEERRRRKSNEDFPTGLRSFVGRISRSRDVVPSSLDFAGPKSLTELKGSKVTETKPAKVESEVSLSFEGPKPLSAILKRKRGAHSGDNLQTSNKKEDSDRDVEVGLRSITSTVEENGNNIVSKFEKDNARLNEGDEEEAKGVVAAAGEDFVYDNQELDHENARDGEPDYGFEAAEEEENAYQEDDDGLDDDDDFTKKVNGMFS encoded by the exons GGCAGCGAATGCGAGTATCGGCACAGTGAGGGTGCGAGGGTTAACCCCAGGGATTGTTGGTACTGGCTGAATGGTACCTGCTTGAATCCGAAGTGTTCCTTCCGGCACCCG CCACTCAGCCTGTTCGGTGCCACAGTAGCTTCAGTTCCAGCTCAACCTCCAGCTACACAAGCTTCAAAGCCAGCACAAATCCCCGCGCCTGTTCCTGCTTATAACATGACCAAGCAGAGTGTTCCGTGTTATTACTTTCAGAAGGGTAACTGTTTAAAAGGTGATAAGTGCCCTTTCATGCACGGACCACAGTCAGCTGGAGCTCCTCTTCCAGAAAAGGCGACAAAGGTTTCTAACTCTCATATCCAACCGCCGCAGACTAAGAATAAGGATTCATGGACTATGAAGGACTGCAAGCAGAAAAACAGGCCTAATTTCCAGAAAACCCCCCCTTCAGCCAGTGCTGCTAATACAATTATCAGTGCTCCTAAGCCTCTTGCAGTCCCCTCTACCTCGGCGAAACCCGTCACCAAGGTTCACAGTGCACCTAGTAATGTACTGCCTCTCAAGAAGACTGCAGTTGATGGACATCCAAGATTCAATCAGATTCATCTTCCTGTAGAGGGCGGCTCTGTTCAAAACTGGATGCAGAAGTACGAGGTTAAGCCCATTGATGACTGGCTGCAAAATGGTAGTAGGCATGCTGATGAGGTCTTGAGGGAGTCCTCTCCCGGTTTTGATGTTCTTGTGGATAACGATGATGAAGATCCTGAGTACTTGCACAATCAGGACGATTTCGGCAGAATATCAAGTGGAAGGTACTTAGATGCTTTAGATAACTATGAAGACCGCCATACTGATGATGACCGTGTCCTTGCTAGTTTTGAAAGAGATCGATATCATGGCAGAGGCGAACCTGATTGGCTTGGGGAGGTACAGAATGGCTATGGATTGGAGCAGCGGCTTAGGAGCTTGGCTGAGAGGATTTCGGACAGACCAGGAGGGCTTTTACAGCAAGAAGGTGAGTCGGATTTACGGGAGAAGCTACTAAAGCGAAGAAGGCTTAATGGTTTAAGATCGACCATCAATCCAGATAGCTGGAGTGAGAAACCCTATTCGAGGGATGATAACTATGTTGGGGAGAAGCAGCACAGCTCCATAAGCAACCGCCTGAGCGGGAGAATAAGATTCCCCGGGGGATCTTCGCCTAATAGAGTTAATCTGAGGAGGGAGAAAGAGGAAGTAAGGGGACTTCGAGGCAGATTGTCGCCAGTGAAGGCAACAGAAATCCATACAAGGCACGAAGAACGGAGGCGGAGGAAGTCGAATGAGGACTTCCCTACTGGTTTGAGGAGTTTCGTGGGCAGGATCAGTCGCAGTAGAGATGTCGTTCCCTCCTCCCTAGACTTTGCTGGCCCGAAGAGTCTCACAGAGCTTAAAGGTTCGAAGGTCACTGAGACCAAGCCTGCCAAAGTAGAATCTGAAGTGTCCCTCTCGTTCGAAGGTCCGAAGCCACTGAGTGCCATATTGAAGAGGAAAAGGGGGGCGCATTCTGGAGATAATTTACAAACTAGTAATAAAAAAGAAGATAGTGACAGAGACGTAGAAGTTGGTTTGCGGTCTATTACTTCAACAGTGGAGGAAAATGGCAATAATATCGTCAGTAAGTTCGAAAAGGACAATGCCAGACTAAATGAGGGAGATGAGGAAGAAGCGAAGGGTGTGGTCGCTGCAGCAGGCGAGGATTTTGTTTATGACAACCAAGAGCTCGACCATGAAAATGCAAGAGACGGAGAGCCCGACTATGGCTTCGAAGCagcagaagaagaggagaaTGCATATCAGGAGGACGACGATGGGttggacgacgacgacgatttCACTAAGAAAGTTAACGGCATGTTCTCGTGA